AGGCTGATGCCGAACGCGAATTGAGCGACGCCAATGCTGCGGAGGAAAAAGCCGTCAAGGACGCGACCGCGGTCGAGGATAAAGCGACGAAGGCGGCTAAAACCGACGCGGAGCGGGCCGCAGCGAAGGCCGCAGGTGACACCGCCCGGGCGAAGGCGAAAGCCGATGGGGACAAGGCCCGGCAGGTCGCGCAGAAGAAACTCGACTCGTTTGAAGCTGTTGGCGACGATCTCGTTAAGGTCGCCAAAGTCGCTTACGCCCGGTGGGTGTACGGCGCGGACGCGCGACCGGCTCAGGTAAAGTTCATTACCGGCGACCTGCAACTCACCGCGCCGCAGCGGATCGATCACCTCTCCTGGGTGCGCAAAGAAGCGAAAGAGGCCGAGGAGCGGCAGTCGCTCGGGCTGGGGAACGGTTCTGGTACCGACTCCAAGCGCGTCGCCGAGTTCCGCATGGGTGCCATCACCGCCGAAGCGGACCTCGCGCGTGACGCGAATGCGTTTATTGATGAACTCAAGAAGGATCTGGGCTTCAAACCCGACCCGAAAGCGGTCCCCGAATTGTCGAACGGCCAGCGGATGGACCGCGTGACGATGTGGTTCCTGGTCGTGGTCGGTGCGTGCCTCATGGGTGGGCTGCTCACGCGCCTCGCGTGCGTGATGGCCGCGGGGTTCCTGGTGATGACGTACCTGGCGCACCCGGCGTTCCCGTGGTACCCGCAGCCGCCGAACACCGAGGGCAACCCGTTGTTCATCAACAAGAACGTGATCGAGGCGCTCGCGCTGCTCGCGCTCGCGTGCTACCCCACCGGCCGCTGGCTCGGGCTGGACGCCATCGTCCTCCGACCGTTTTGCAAGTGCAAGAGCTGCCCGGCCTGATTGCCACTCGCGAGTTGTGCCCGCGCCATTTTAGGCCGGCACAACTCAGAGCGAGTTCCGACGAACCTCCACGACTTTTCGTCTTCCCAAATACACGCTTTCGAGCGGACAATACAGCTACCTCCCCGGAGTGGAATCATGGCTCTCGATCTGACCCCCGAGCAGAAGGCTGCCGGTAAAGCGAACTTCGAGCAAACGGCCGGCGACCTCGCCCGGGCCGGCAAGATGGATTCGCTCATGGTCGGTGGTACCGACCCGAACAAGCCCGACCGCCGCGACGTGCTGAAAGCGGGGTTGGCGGCCGGTGCGGTCGTGCCGGTGTCGGCCGCGGTGTACTACGGCTACCAGTCGTGGCAGGGCAACAAGGCGGTGAAGACCGCGCTCATCGGGTGCGGCGACGAGGGCGGCGTACTCGTGGGCGACCACAACAAGGAGTACAACGAGATCGTCGCGGTCTGCGACCCGCGGCCGTCGAACCTCGAGCGCATCTTCGAGGGCGAGAAGGCGCCCAGCCCGCGCAAGGGGCTGAACGGCATCTACGGGAAGGACGCCG
The Gemmata palustris DNA segment above includes these coding regions:
- a CDS encoding DoxX family protein, which produces MSHLPIPLSVLYAGLAGTLIALVVATATNKWSLRVFFLLALRIAIGWHFTFEGLHKIHSIHTGVTETSRPFSSEPYFKVAPGPLGEKMRKEFSDPGAEIEKKVKAPKSISREDFLKLQPDEQAAACPEEVAKQFDSLEANAKQIAKADAERELSDANAAEEKAVKDATAVEDKATKAAKTDAERAAAKAAGDTARAKAKADGDKARQVAQKKLDSFEAVGDDLVKVAKVAYARWVYGADARPAQVKFITGDLQLTAPQRIDHLSWVRKEAKEAEERQSLGLGNGSGTDSKRVAEFRMGAITAEADLARDANAFIDELKKDLGFKPDPKAVPELSNGQRMDRVTMWFLVVVGACLMGGLLTRLACVMAAGFLVMTYLAHPAFPWYPQPPNTEGNPLFINKNVIEALALLALACYPTGRWLGLDAIVLRPFCKCKSCPA